A stretch of the Bacillus sp. FJAT-18017 genome encodes the following:
- a CDS encoding metal-sensitive transcriptional regulator encodes MDYNDQMKNRVKRIEGQLRGILKMMEENKDCRDVVTQLTATRTAIDRTIGVIVSSNLVNCVQKADEQKERSTEELIQDAVNLLVKSR; translated from the coding sequence ATGGATTATAATGATCAAATGAAAAATAGGGTAAAACGTATTGAAGGCCAATTAAGAGGTATATTGAAAATGATGGAAGAAAACAAGGACTGCAGGGATGTTGTCACTCAATTAACCGCGACTCGGACCGCCATCGACCGTACCATTGGGGTTATCGTTAGCTCCAACTTAGTGAATTGTGTTCAGAAAGCTGATGAACAAAAAGAAAGAAGCACTGAGGAATTAATCCAGGATGCTGTAAATCTATTGGTGAAGAGCAGATAA
- a CDS encoding DUF3889 domain-containing protein, which produces MKKRLIAVAAFVLLAFQGHETEAERQKPDYEKYGKMAVQIVALDYPDDPIREYEYMGRKNVNETDVADTFRFQVEENGNTYNVQVIVQHNLTEGKAVTLKVVPENQ; this is translated from the coding sequence TTGAAAAAGCGGCTTATAGCTGTTGCGGCATTTGTTTTGCTGGCATTCCAGGGGCATGAAACCGAGGCGGAAAGACAGAAACCGGATTATGAAAAGTACGGGAAAATGGCTGTTCAAATCGTGGCTTTGGATTATCCGGATGATCCTATCAGGGAATATGAATATATGGGCAGGAAAAATGTCAATGAAACAGATGTAGCTGATACGTTCCGGTTCCAAGTCGAGGAAAATGGCAATACGTATAATGTTCAAGTTATTGTCCAGCATAATTTAACTGAAGGAAAGGCCGTCACACTAAAGGTCGTACCTGAAAACCAGTAA
- a CDS encoding YhdB family protein, translating into MNKMDYDRALYYTYRSQWDNLLILMVRTRDQFLAKKIEHFLHAYHYEHDYAVVEKKLYSLLRYIDHVQENPEFASDDIPAYLL; encoded by the coding sequence ATGAATAAAATGGATTACGACAGGGCGCTTTACTATACGTACCGCTCTCAATGGGATAATCTGCTGATCCTGATGGTCCGGACCCGTGACCAATTTTTAGCGAAGAAAATTGAACATTTTCTTCACGCATATCATTACGAGCATGATTATGCGGTAGTTGAGAAAAAACTATACTCCCTTTTGCGTTACATCGACCATGTGCAAGAGAACCCTGAATTTGCAAGTGACGATATTCCAGCTTACCTTTTATGA